The sequence TCGGCGACGCCGACGGTGGCGCGGGTCGGCAGATTGTCGCCGAAGAACTCGGTCCAGGCCGCGTCCATCTCCTTCTTCTTGGCGAGGTCCGTGACGAAGATCGATGCGCTGACGACGCGTGACTTGTCGGTGCCCGCTTCCTTCAGATAGCCGGCGATCTTGCCGAGGATGTTTCGGGTCTGCTCGCCCATCGAGACCGACGTGTCGTCGGCAATGGTGCCGCCGAGGAAGACGAAGCCGTTGGCTTCGACGGCGCGGTGCATGATCGGCGTGCGGATGCTGCGGGTGATGCTCATGATGTCCTCTTGTTGCTAGAGCGTGGTGGGATGGAAGCGGTCGATGCCGAGACCGCTGACACGGGTCTGGGTGCCGCCGTTCACGATCAGCTCTGCCATGACGGCGCCGGCGCCGGGGCCGAGCTGGAAGCCGTGCAGCGAGAAGCCGAACTGGTGATACAGGCCCTTGTGACGGCTGCTCGGCCCGAACACGGGAATGTCGTCCTTCATCTTGGCTTCGATGCCGGCCCAGGCCCGCACGATGGTGGCGCTGCGCATCACCGGAAACAGCTCGAACACCGTCTGCGCGCTCGTCGCAAGGCTTTTCCAGTCGAGCACCGTTTCGTTGCGGTCCTGATAGGGCATTGCCAGATGGCCGCCGCCGATCAGAACGGTGCCGTTGGAGAATTGCTTGAAGGACAATTTGCGCCCGCGCAGGATCACGACGGGATCGATGAAGTGCGGCACGCGCGAGGTGATCATCAGCATCGGCGCCACGGTCTCGACCGGAACCGGCTCGCCGAGCGCGGCCGCGATTGTCCCGGCCCAGGCGCCGGCGGCGTTGACGAGAACCGGTGCGGCATAGGTATCCGGGCCGACGTCGACATGCCAGAGGCCGCCACTGTGACGGATATTGCCGCCCGCCATGCCCTCGCGCACGGTCGCACCTAACTGCTCGGCCTTGCGACGGAAGGCCGTCGTCGTCTGCGCCGGACTGGCTGCGCCGTCGCGGCGCGAGACCACGCCGCCGGGGCAGGTCTCGGCAACCGCCGGAACGAGACGCCGCAGCTCAGTCGCGTCGATCAGCTCTTCATGGGTGAAGCCGAGCGCGTTGAGCTCGGCCACGCGCGCGCGGCAAACCGCGAGTTCCTCCTCGTTTTCCGCAACCAGCACCTGGCCGTGGCTCTCGAAGCTGCAATCGTCGTCGAGGAGATCCGATATCTTCTCCCAAATCTCCATCGAACGGATCGAGAGCGGTATTTCGGGGATGTGCCGCGCGAGTTGGCGCACGCCGCCGGCATTGACGCCGGAGGCGTGACGGCCCGCATAGTCCTTCTCGATCAGCACTGGCTTCAACCCGGCGAGGCATAGATGCAGCGCGGTCGAGCATCCGTGGATGCCGCCGCCGACGACGATCGCATCCACATTTTTGGTCATCCGCGCACCACCGCCTTGACGTCCGCCTCGCTCTTAGGGACGGCGGCGAGCTCGGCAAGCGTGATCGGCTTTACCGGCGCGCGCAGTCGATAGTAGCCGATCTCCTGCGGCGTCTTCCCACGCGCTTGCGCCATCAGCTCGGTGACGGTGAGGCCGCAGAGCCGGCCCTGGCACGGACCCATGCCGGTGCGGCGATAGGCCTTGAGCTGATTCGGACCGGTCGCGCCGATCGCGACGGAATCTAGAACGTCCTTTGCCGTCACCTCTTCGCAGCGGCAAACGATGGTGTCGCCGGAGGGAATTCGGAATTGCGGCGGGGGGCGGAACAGCGTGTCGAGGAAGACGCGGCCGCGCTCGGCCTTGGCGAGATCAGCGCGCAGGCTCGCCATCGTGGGCAACTTCGCGGCGGCCGCTGGCGTCAGCGCTTCCACCGCTGCGCGCGCCGCTATCCGGCCGCGCACCACAGCCGCATTGGCGCCACCGATGCCGGCGCCATCGCCGGCGATGGCGATACCAGCGACCGAGGAATTTCCGCTCGCGTCCAGCACCGGCGACCAGCACAATTGCAGATCGTCCCAGCGGTGCTCGACGCCGGCCGCCATTGCCAGATTGACGTTGGGCACGACGCCCTGATGCAGCAGCAGCAGATCGGCGGGGACAGTCTCGCGCTTGCCGCTGGCGACATAGCTCACGCTCGCGAGCTGACCGTCACCGGACGCCGTGAGCTCTGTGACGGCGGAGACGACCTGCACCTTCGCCTTCACCTCGCGCATCATCGACAGGCCCTTGGCGAAATAGGGCGAGGTCAGGAAGGCGAAGGCATGGGGCAGCGCGGCGAAATAATTGCCGCGCTCGGTGGTGTCGAGGATGCGGTCGATCTGACCGCCGAGGCGCAGGATCTGCGCGGCGAGCAGCCAGAGCAGCGGCCCCTGCCCTGCGATGACGGTTCGGCCGTCAGGCACCAGAGCCGATGATTTCAACATGGTCTGCGCCGCGCCGGCCGTCATCACGCCGGGCAGCGTCCAGCCCGGAATCGGGAACGGCCGCTCCAGCGCGCCGGTCGCGAGGATCACCCGCTTTGCCTTGACGAAAGCGGACGCACCGCCGATCGACACGGCGATATCGAGATTGCGGTCGAGGCTCCACACGGTGGCGCGATGGATCACCTCGGCGCTGCTCGCGCGCAACGACTGCACGAGATCGGCACCGACCCAATAGTCCGCACCGAGCTGATTGCGCTCCGTGACCGGCGTCGACGAGATGGCGCGAAACACCTGGCCGCCGGGGCCGATATTCTCGTCGAGCAGCAGCGTAGACAGGCCGGCGTCGGCGGATGTCGCAGCCGCGGCGAGGCCGGCGGGACCGGCGCCGATCACCACGACGTCATAGGCTTCGCGCTTGGGAGCCACAGTCATCTTCCGATCTCCCGCTTGCCCTTCTGGATCTCGACCTGCATGCCCTCAGCAACGGGCACGAGGCAGCCCTGGCGGTTGCCGACGCCGTCGATGGTAACGAGACAGTCGAAGCACACGCCCATCATGCAATAAGGCAGCCGCGGCGAACCGCTCACCGCAGTCGAGCGCCGCGCGTCGACGCCGGAGGCCAACAGCGCCGCAGAGACGGTGTCGCCCTGGCGCGCCGCGACCGCGACGCCGTCGACGAAGATCTGCACCTGAGGACGCTTGTCCTGTTCGGATCGTCTAAACATCGATGCCTCTTGGCTCCTTCATATCTCTAATAGCCGCTGTTGTTCGCCGCGCCCGCGCCGCCGAAGCGGCTGGCCGAGAACGCGCCGACCAGCTCCGGCTCGAGCGCGCCCTGCACCACCATGCGCGCGATCTCGAAGGCGTGGTTGGAGGCGAGCGTCACGCCGGAATGGCAGCAGGCGACGAAGGCACCGGGATGCGTCTCCGACTGGTCATAGATCGGAAAGCCGTCCTGCGGCATCACGCGGATGCCGGCCCAGCTTCGGACCACGTTGAGCCGCGACAGATGCGGGAACATGCGCTGGGCGCGATCGGTCATCACGGCGCTGATCGAATGCTTCAGCGCGCGGTCGTCGAGCTCGTCCTCCTTGCTGTCGCCGATCATCACCGTGCCCTCGTCGGTCTGGCGGACCGTGGTCAGCGGATGCGGCAGGAACGGCATGGTGCGCTCGGTCACCACGATCTGGCCGCGGGTCGGGCCCATCGGCGCGTAAAGGCCGACCATAGGCGCCAGCGTCTGGTTGGCATTGCCGGCCGCGAGCACGATCTTGGCGGCGCGCAGCTCGCCCTGCGGCGTGGTCAGACGGAATTCACCGCCACTCTTGCCGATCGCGGAGACCGAGCGCTCCGGAAAATAGTCGATGCCCAACGCTCTGAAGCCGGTATGGAAGGCGCGGAAGGTGCGCAATGAATTGACGTGGCCGTCGAGCGGACAATAGCTGCCGCCGGAGACCTCGGGCCCGATCAGCGGCAGCGCCTTCTTCACCTCGGATGCCGGCAGCATCTCCATCTTGTAATCGGCCGCGCCGACCTGGTTGTGCATGCGCTTGACCAGCTCGGTGCGCTGGCCGAATTCGTCCTCGCCGAGCGTGAGATGAAAGCCGCCATTCTGCTGAAGCGAGACGTCGAGGCCGGTCTGTTGCTTCAACTCCTCCGCGAGCCGGCTCCAGGCCTGCGACGCCCGTACGGTCCACACCGTATAAGCGGGCATGCCGAGGCCCTTGCTCTGCACCCAGACCAGCGCGAAATTCGCGCGCGAGGCACGCTTGGTAATGTCGCCTTCGTCGAGCACGGCGACGCGCTTGCCGAGCCGGCCGAGGCCCCAGGCAATGGCGGAGCCGAGTAGCCCGCCGCCGACCACGGCGACGTCATAGTCTTTGGACATCAGTTCTCCTATCGTCCCGTATCGCCCTTGCCGGCGAGCACACGGTCGAGCCCGTAGAAGCGGTCGAGCACAATGAGGGCACCCATGGTAATCGCGATCACGCAGGCCGAGACCGACGTCACCAGCGGATCGATGTTGTCCTGGATGTAGAGGAACATGCGGACCGGCAACGTCTCGGTGCCGGGTGCCGCGAGGAAGACGGTCATGGTGAGATCGTCGAAGGATTGGATGAAGGCGAGCGCCCAGCCGCTGATCACGCCGGGCAGGATCAAGGGCAAGGTCACGCGGCGGAACAGCGTCCAGCCATTGGCACCGAGCGAGACCGCCGCCATCTCGACGGTGCGGTCCATGCCGGTCGCAGCTGCCAACGTCAGCCGCAACGCGAACGGAAACACGATGATGACATGCGCGATGATCAGCGCCGCGAAGCTGCCGCCCATCCCGGCGGATGTGAAGAAGCGCAGGAAGGCGATGCCGAGCACGACATGCGGGATCATCAGCGGCGACAGGAACAGCGCCGCCAGCGCGTCGCGCCCACGGAAGCGATAGCGCGCGATCGCAAGTGCCGCCGGCACCGCGAACAGCAGCGCCACCAGGGACGACAGCGCGCCGAGCCCGAGGCTGACCCAGAAGGCGTGGATGAATTCCGGATAGTTCGCGATCGTCCTGAACCAGCGCAGCGAGAAGCCGTTGGTCGGCAGCGACAAATATCCCTCGGGCGTGAAGGCGACGAGGCAGACCACCAGGATCGGCGCCACCATGACCATGACGAAGACGGCATGGAAGATCAGCGCGAGCGGGCCGTTCCGTCTCATCGGAACACCTCCGCATATCGGCGCTCGATCAGCGCGTTGCTGCCGACGACGATCAGCACCAGCGCGGCCAGCAGCAGCGTTGCGACCGCCGCACCGAGCGGCCAATTGAGCGTGTTGAGGAATTCGTCATAGGCGAGCGTTGCCGCGACCTTGAGCCGGCGGCCGCCGATGATGGCCGGCGTCGCAAAGGCGCTGGCCGAAAGCGAGAACACGATGATGGCGCCTGAGAGCACGCCGGGCATGATCTGCGGCATGATGATGCGGCGGATGATGGTCGCGGGGCTTGCGCCGAGCGACATCGCGGCATTCTCGATCTGGGGATCGAGACGCTGGAGGGCCGCCCACACCGACAGCACCATGAACGGCATCATCACATGCGCAAGCGCGATCACCATGCCGGTTTCGGTGAACATGAAGGGAATGGGGGAGCCGATCACCCCGAGCGACATCAGGAGCTTGTTGACGAGCCCGTTGTTGCCGCCGAACAGCAGCGCCCAGCCCAGCGTGCGTGCCACCACGGAGATCAGCAGCGGCCCGAGAATGATCAGCAGGAAGAAGCTCTTCCAGCGGCCGCTCATCCGGTTGAGGATGTAGGCTTCGGGCGCCCCCAACAGCGCCGTGAGCAGCGTGGTCAGGATGGCGACACGAAAGGTCCGCCAGAACATCTCGGCGTAATAGGGATCGGTCGCGATCTCGTGCCAGTTCTTGAGGATGAAGACCGGCTCGATGCCCTTGTACTGGCCCCAATCGTGGAACGACAGCATCACGGTCATGGCGAGCGGGATCAGCAGAACGCCGACGAACAGCATCAGGGCCGGCGCCGTCAGCGCCCATGGCGCACGCGTGCTGCGTTCCTCGGCGACCGCGCTCATGCGCCGGCCCTCGCGCGCACGCTCATGTCCTCGGGCCGCCAGGCAAGGCGAACCGCCTCGCCTTCGGTTGGCTGGGCCTTGCCGTCGTTCTGGCGAATCACGATGGCCGGGCCGCATTCGCTCTCGCACTGGAACAGCCAGTGATTGCCCTGGAAGATGCGCGTGAGGATTTTTGCGTTGAGGCCCGCTTCGCCAAAGCCGATGCGCTCGGGGCGGATGCTGACGGTGACGGGACCATTGAGACCGGCCGGCGCCGGCGCACTCCAGGAGCCCGCGGTCAATTGCGCCGGCGTCGCGGTCCGGTCGACCACCGCGGCAAAATCGTTGGTCTTGCCGAGGAACTGCGAGACGAAGGCCGAGGCCGGCTTCTCGTAAGTCTCCTGCGGCGTGCCGATCTGTTCGATCTTGCCCTGGCTCATCACCACGATGCGGTCGGACAGCGACATCGCCTCGTTCTGGTCGTGGGTGACGAGGATCGTGGTGGTGCCAATGGTGCGCTGGATCTGGCGCAGCTCGATCTGCATCTCCTCGCGCAGCTTTGCGTCGAGATTGGACAGCGGCTCGTCGAGCAGGAGCACGCTCGGCTTGATCACCAGCGCACGCGCCAGCGCCACGCGCTGCTGCTGGCCGCCGGACATCCTTCGGGGATGCCTGTCCTCGTAACCGGCAAGGCCCACCATCGCGAGCGCGGCACGGACACGCTCGGCCCGCTCGGCCCGCGCCACGTTGCGCATTTCGAGACCGAAGGCGACGTTCTCCGCCGCGGTCATGTGCGGAAACAACGCATAGCTCTGGAACACGATGCCGAGGCCGCGCTTGGCCGGCTGGATCGCGGTCAGGTCCTTGCCCTCCAGGCGGATCGCGCCGCGCGTCGGATCAAGGAAGCCCGCGATCATCTGCAACGTCGTGGTCTTGCCGCAGCCGGACGGGCCGAGGAAGGAGATGAACTCCCCCTTCCCCACCGACAGACTGAAGTCGTCGACCACAGTCTGCGGGCCGAACTGTTTTGCGACCCGATCGAGCTCGAGATAGGCCATGCGCTGTCTCCGCTAGCGACGATCAGATCAGCGCTCGACCTCGCGGTTCCAGCGCTTGGTCCACTCCTCGCGCTTCTCGTTGATGACTGTCCAGTCCGGATTATAGAGCTTGGCCGCGCGCTCGCCGATCGGCGCCATCTTGCCGAGCTCCGGCGGGACCACTAGCGATTTCAGCACCGGGCCATAGCCATAGTCCTTGAGCATCACGAGCTGGATCTTGGGATCGAGCAGCGTCTTGACGAAGCTCACAGCCAGCGGCGAAGCGTTGGGCTTGTTGATCGGACACGCCGTCGTCAGAAGCGTTGCCGCGCCTTCCTTCGGATAGACGAAGTCGACGGGGAAGCCGGTGTTGGCGAAGCTCTGCACGCGGCCGGTGCCCCACACCGCGATCACGGCCTGACCGGACTGGAACAGCTCGGTCATCTTGCCCGGCGACGGCTCGTAGGCGAGCACGTTCGGGTTGATCTGCTCCTTGAATATCTTGAAGCCGGAATCGACGTTGGTCTCGCCGCCGCCGTTCATCTTCGATAGCATCACCAGCGCTTCGAGGCCGTAGGTGTTGTTGATCGGCGGGATCACGAGCTGCTTGGCGTATTTCGTGTCCTTCAGATCATTCCACGAGGTCGGCGGCGCCCAGCCTTTCTCCTTGAACACCTTGGTGTTGTACATCAGGCCGGTCGCGACGATGCCGATCGCGACTGCGCGATCGTCCTTGAAGCGCGCGGTGTCGTAGAGATCGGCGGGCAGGCCGTCGAGCTTGCCGCAGAAGCCGAGCTGGATCGCCTGGTACATCGGGCCGTCGTCGACGATGGCGACGTCGATCTGCTGATTGCCCTTCTGCGCCTGGAGCTTGGCCAGGGTGTCGGTGGAGTTGCCGGCGACGTATTCGACCTTGACGCCGTTTTCCTTCTCGAAGGCCGGGATCACCTCGTCGCGGATCGTCTTCTCGAACGAGCCGCCATAGCCGGCGACGTAGAGCGTCTTTTGCTGGGCCGATGCGGCCGACGGGACGGCGATGAGCGCTGCGAGGCTGACAGCGGTCAGAAGACGTAGAGTTTTCATGTGGACCGATCTCCATACCGGGATGAGGTGACGTGCCGACAAGTCTCCGACTGAGGCACCTTCCGCATTTCCTTCCGCGCAAACCCCTCCCCGATCAGGGCTCCGGCCCCTGCTCGACGGGTTTGGCGCGACCTGGGGGTTTGAACCCCTCCAATCTGCCGAAAAAGCGGGCTGGCTCCAGCTCTGATGAAAAAGATCGCAGACCGGCACTTCCATCGTCCAATGAATAATGGCACCCTTTGCATGCCGAAATGTTATGGATGGAATTTGGAATGGCGCGGATCAATTCGCGGCAGGTCGAGGCCTTCCGCGCGACGATGCTGACGGGCAGCGTCACCGAGGCGGCGAAGCTGATGGTGGTGACGCAGCCGGCGGTCAGCCGGCTGCTGCGCGACTTCCAGGCGCTCTTGAAAATGGAGCTGTTCGAGCGCCGCGGCACCGGTCTCGTGCCGACCGCAGCGGCGATGGCGCTCTACACCGAGGTCGAGCGCTCCTTCGTCGGTCTCGAACGCATCACCGCGGCCGCCGAGGAAATCCGCGGCCGCCGCACCGGCTCGCTGCGCATCGCCGCGCTGCCGGCCTTGGCGAACGGCTATCTGCCGCGGCTCGCCGGACACTTCCTGAAGGAACGCCCCAACCTCAACCTCGCCTTCTTCGGCGTGATCTCCCCGATCGTGGTCGACTGGGTGCTGAACAATCAATGCGACATCGGCTTTGCCGAGGTACCGATCGCGCATTCCGGCCTGCCCAGCCTGCGGCTTCCGGCGCTCGCCCGCGTCGCGGTGCTGCCGACCGGGCATCATCTGGCGGAAAAGGAAGTGCTGGAGCCGCGCGATTTCGAGGGCGAGACGTTCATCTCGCTGTCGGCGGGATCGTCGAGCCGGCATCTCGTCGACCAGGTCTTCCACCGCAGCGATGTCCGCCGCGTGCTCCGCGTCGAGACCACACTGTCGGAGATCATGTGCGGGATGGTGTCATCGGGACTCGGGGTGTCGATCTGCGATCCCTTCACCGCGCAGGAATTTGCCACGCGCGGCGTCGTCGTCCGCCGCTTCCTGCCGCGCATCGATTTCGAGTTCTCCGCCGTCTTCCCGGCGCAGCGCAGTCCCTCGCCGGTGGCGCTGGATCTGGTCGAGACCATGCGCAAGGCGCTCATTGAGTTCGAGGACGAGTCGGCACGGGATTTTGCACCGGGCTGACTTGGACCTCTTGGAAAGCCTGCGGTATCCTCTCCCGTCTCCGCAGGGCACGACATGGCACGCATCACCATCATCGAGACCGGGCTCGTTCCTGAAAAACATCGCGAGCGCCACGGCTCGTTTCCGGACATGTTCGCGCGCATGGTCCGCGCCGCGGATCCGGCAGTTGGTGTGGATGTCATCAGCATCCCGAACGGCGATGCGCTGCCCGAGCCGCGCAAGCTCGAAGCCGTGCTGATCACAGGTGCTGCAGCCGGCGTCTATGATGGGCTCGACTGGATCGCACCGCTGGAAGATTTCGTGCGCAGCGCTTACGCCAACAAGTCGCCAATGGTGGGCGTCTGCTTCGGCCACCAACTGATCGCGCAGGCGCTCGGCGGCACGGTGCGCAAGTCCGACAAGGGCTGGGGCATCGGCCGGCACGTCTATCAGGTGCTGCCCGAGAACGGCGTGATCGACGGCGAAACGGTCGCGATCGCTGCCTCGCACCAGGACCAGGTGATCGAGCCGCCGAACGACGCGCTGACGATCCTCTCCTCCGACTTCACGCCGCACGCCGGCCTGCTCTACGCCAACGGCACCACGCTGACCGTGCAGCCGCATCCGGAATTCGACGTCGAATTCGCGCAAGTGTGCTGCGATCTGCGCGACGGCAAGGCGCCGGATGACGTGGTCGCAACAGCGAGGCAGTCGCTGGCGGAGCCGATGGACAGCGCAAAGCTCGGTGGCGCGATTACGAGGTTCTTGGCGCGGCGCGCGACGCCTTAGTTCCCAACTGTCGCCAAGCAGACTCTTCCCTTCTCCCCCTGTGGGAGAAGGTGGCGCGAAGCGCCGGATGAGGGGTATCTATCCGCGAACTCAATTGTGAGAGCTACTCGCCGAGAGATACCCCTCACCCGTCTCGCCGCTGCGCGGCGAGCCACCCTCTCCCGCAAGGGGAGAGGGTGCAGTGTGCATGCCGCACCATCTCGCAAGCCTCAGAACGGATCAGTCCCCAGCCCCGGCACATCCGCCGGCCGCGGCCCCGGCGCGGCCCAGTGAAACCGGCGATCCTTCTCAGCGATCGCGATGTCGTTGATCGAGGCCTCGCGCCGCTTCATCAAGCCGTGCTCGTCGAACTCCCACTGCTCGTTGCCGTAGGAGCGATACCACTGGCCGCCGGCATCGTGCCATTCGTATTGGAAGCGCACCGCGATGCGGTTGCCGTCGAAAGCCCAGAGGTCCTTGATCAGACGATAGTCCTGCTCCTTCTCCCATTTGCGGGTGAGGAAGGCCACGATGGCCTCGCGGCCCTGAAACACCTCCGAGCGATTGCGCCAGCGGCTGTCCTCGGTATAGGCGAGCGACACCTTCACCGGATCGCGCGAATTCCAGGCATCCTCGGCCATACGCGCTTTTTGCGCGGCAGTTTCTCTCGTGAAGGGCGGAAGCGGCGGGCGCGACATGGAAGGCCTCATCGATGGGTTGAGGCCGCAATCTATCGCTGCATCTGGCGGAGTCGATAGGCCGTTACCAATCAGGCGATCACTTATCGGGCGATCACGAAATCAAATCGGCCTTCATCAAGGTGCGGATCGATTTCGGGATCGGTTGTGCGCGGCCGCCACTGATGAAGGCGACCCGCACCTCGGCCTTCACCAGCACGTCCTCACCACGCCGCACCTCCTGCGCCAGCATGATGGAGGCGCCCTTCACTGCGACCGGCCAGGTCACGACGTCGAGCACATCGTCCATTCGCGCCGGCTTGAGGAAATCCAGATGCATCGAGCGCACGACGAAGGCAAAGCCCGCGCCCTCCGTCTCGACCTGGTCGAACAGCGCCTGCTGTTCGGCGCCCATCAGCCTCAGATGGTTGGTCCGTCCGCGCTCCATGTAGCGCAGGTAGTTGGCGTGATAGACGATCCCCGAGAAATCGGTGTCTTCGTAATAGACGCGGACCTGCATGTGGTGGCGGCCGTCGCGGATCTCGCCGTCGAGATGGGCAGTCACGTCGCGAGCCTCTTCGCTTGTCGGTCACCGGCCCGTTTTGCGCAAAAACAGGCGGTCGCGCAAGCGTGTTAGGACACAACCGGTGAGGTTCGCCCCAGCGTGACCTCGACGATCTCCGGCGGCACGCCGAAACGGAGCGGCATGATGCTGCAACCGAGGCCGCCGGAGACGATGACGTCGCATTTCAGCCTGATATGACCATAGGCGAGCTGGATGCCTTGCTGCGGCGGCACCGCCGGCGACCAGCCGAGCAAGCGAATCTGGCCGCCATGGGTGTGGCCGGACAGTTGCAGCGCGACGCGCACGGGTACGCGCGGCGCGATGTTGGGCTCGTGGGCGAGCAGGATGATCGGCGCATCGTCCGTGACCTTGGCGAGCGTCGCGCCGAGATCGTCGGCGCCGAAACGCGACACGGTGCGAAGCCGGCGCGCCG comes from Bradyrhizobium sp. CCGE-LA001 and encodes:
- the ybgC gene encoding tol-pal system-associated acyl-CoA thioesterase gives rise to the protein MTAHLDGEIRDGRHHMQVRVYYEDTDFSGIVYHANYLRYMERGRTNHLRLMGAEQQALFDQVETEGAGFAFVVRSMHLDFLKPARMDDVLDVVTWPVAVKGASIMLAQEVRRGEDVLVKAEVRVAFISGGRAQPIPKSIRTLMKADLIS